In one window of Erythrolamprus reginae isolate rEryReg1 chromosome 1, rEryReg1.hap1, whole genome shotgun sequence DNA:
- the LOC139167172 gene encoding olfactory receptor 5AR1-like: MDNKNESIITEFILQGLTDNPNMQFILFTIFLLVYASTVLGNLGMILLIATKPQLHKPMYYFLCNLSFVDLCCSSAISPKMLIDLLVEGKRISFSACVTQLFLLAMFSDTGCVLLAMMAYDRYVAICNPLLYPAIMSKKVCHQMIVVAYCICLMDTIIYTSSIFRLIFCRSNVINHFFCDIPPLLMISCSDTYISEIVIIVVAGFIEVSSIGMILVSYVYILATILRMRSAEGRHKAFSTCASHLTAVGIYHGTILFIYFQPSSSYSMDQDKWASLFYTVVIPMLNPLIYSLRNKEVKEAMSQSLGHIWVWKGKSFLLKLRAFIHQRSASSNCQN, encoded by the exons atggataaCAAAAATGAATCTATCATTACTGAATTCATTCTTCAGGGATTAACAGACAATCCTAATATGCAGTTTATACTTTTTACAATTTTCCTCCTGGTTTATGCCAGCACTGTTTTAGGGAATCTGGGGATGATTCTGTTGATTGCCACTAAACCCCAACTTCATAAACCCATGTATTACTTCTTGTGCAACCTCTCCTTTGTTGATCTCTGCTGCTCTTCTGCCATTTCCCCCAAAATGCTGATTGACTTGTTGGTTGAAGGAAAAAGAATTTCATTCAGTGCCTGTGTGACACAGCTCTTTCTGCTTGCTATGTTTTCAGACACAGGGTGTGTTTTGTTGGCCATGATGGCCTATGACAGATATGTGGCCATCTGCAATCCGCTCCTATATCCAGCTATAATGTCCAAGAAGGTCTGCCATCAAATGATTGTTGTTGCATATTGTATATGCCTAATGGATACAATAATATACACTTCATCAATATTTCGACTTATATTCTGCCGGTCAAATGTTATTAATCATTTCTTCTGTGACATACCTCCACTCTTAATGATCTCCTGTTCTGATACATACATCAGTGAAATAGTGATAATTGTTGTTGCTGGCTTTATTGAAGTAAGCAGCATTGGAATGATTCTTGTATCCTATGTTTACATTTTGGCTACAATCTTGAGAATGCGCTCCGCTGAGGGCAGGCACAAAGCATTTTCCACCTGTGCTTCTCACCTGACAGCTGTTGGGATATACCATGGGACAATACTCTTCATATACTTTCAGCCCAGTTCCAGCTATTCCATGGACCAAGACAAATGGGCCTCGTTGTTCTACACGGTTGTGATCCCCATGCTCAATCCTTTGATCTACAGCCTGAGGAACAAGGAGGTGAAAGAAGCCATGTCACAATCTCTTGGCCATATATGGGTTTGGAAAGGGA agagctttttgctcaagcttcgagcattc attcaccaacggTCAgcatcttccaactgccaaaactga
- the LOC139167341 gene encoding olfactory receptor 5AR1-like gives MDNKNKSVITEFILQGFTDDPKMQFILFTIFLLVYATTVLGNLGMILLIATKPQLHKPMYYFLCNLSFVDLCCSSTVSPKMLIDLLVGGKRISFSACVTQLFLIGTFGDTGCVLLTMMAYDRYVAICNPLLYPAIMSNKVCHQMIVVAYCICLMDTIVYTSSTFLLIFCRSNIINHFFCDIPPLLMISCSDTYISEIVMIVIAGFIEASSIGMILVSYVYILATILRMGSAEGRHKAFSTCASHLTAVGIYHGTILFIYLRPSSSYSINQDKWASLFYTVVIPMLNPLIYSLRNKEVKDAMSKSLGHILVWKGNNPRYI, from the coding sequence ATGGATAACAAAAATAAATCTGTCATTACTGAATTCATTCTTCAGGGATTCACAGACGATCCCAAAATGCAGTTTATACTTTTTACAATTTTCCTCCTGGTTTATGCCACCACTGTTTTAGGGAATCTGGGGATGATTCTGTTGATTGCCACTAAACCCCAACTTCATAAACCTATGTATTACTTCCTGTGCAACCTCTCCTTTGTTGATCTCTGCTGCTCTTCAACCGTTTCTCCAAAAATGCTGATTGACTTGTTGGTTGGAGGAAAAAGAATTTCATTCAGTGCCTGTGTGACGCAGCTCTTTCTGATTGGTACATTTGGAGATACAGGCTGTGTTTTGTTGACCATGATGGCCTATGACAGATATGTGGCCATCTGCAATCCTCTCCTATATCCTGCTATAATGTCCAATAAGGTCTGCCATCAAATGATTGTTGTTGCATATTGTATATGCCTAATGGATACAATAGTATATACTTCCTCAACATTTCTACTTATATTCTGCCGGTCAAATATTATTAATCATTTCTTCTGTGACATACCTCCACTCTTAATGATCTCCTGCTCCGATACATACATCAGTGAAATAGTGATGATTGTCATTGCTGGCTTTATTGAAGCCAGCAGCATTGGAATGATTCTTGTATCCTATGTTTACATTTTGGCTACAATCTTGAGAATGGGCTCCGCTGAGGGCAGGCACAAAGCATTTTCCACCTGTGCTTCTCACCTGACAGCTGTTGGGATATACCACGGGACAATACTCTTCATATACTTGCGGCCCAGTTCCAGCTATTCCATCAACCAAGACAAATGGGCCTCGTTGTTCTACACGGTCGTGATCCCCATGCTCAATCCTTTGATCTACAGCCTGAGGAACAAGGAGGTGAAAGATGCCATGTCAAAATCTCTTGGTCATATATTGGTTTGGAAAGGGAATAATCCTAGATACATTTAA
- the LOC139167438 gene encoding olfactory receptor-like protein OLF1, whose amino-acid sequence MMEKNSSAVTEFILQGFAEYPKLQNILFLIFLIIYLWILLGNLGMVVLIRYSPQLETPMYFFLQHFSLMDACIASTVAPKMLLNFMAKRKTITYGGCIVQFFLFCIFTDVEAFLLAIMAIDRYVAIRKPLSYTVIMSRSFCLWLLCGAYAGGVLSSLIHTCASLRLSYCGRNSLNHFFCDLAALMALACSDTSFNQLLLFTFGILVEGLNTVTIAVSYGFIIIAVVKMPSSGGRLKTFSTCASHLTTFALFHGTILFMYFRPKSRFFMLTDKKISVFYTLIIPMLNPLIYSLRNADVKGAFKRLLRKTISPH is encoded by the coding sequence atgatggaGAAAAATAGCTCTGCTGTGACTGAATTCATTCTGCAAGGATTTGCAGAGTACCCAAAGCTACAGAACATTCTCTTCCTGATATTTCTTATAATCTACCTTTGGATCTTGTTAGGGAATTTGGGAATGGTTGTGTTGATCAGGTATAGTCCTCAGCTTGAGACCCCTATGTATTTTTTCTTGCAACATTTTTCATTAATGGATGCCTGTATAGCCTCAACTGTTGCTCCTAAGATGCTGCTGAACTTCATGGCAAAGAGAAAGACCATCACCTACGGGGGCTGCATTGTCCAGTTTTTCCTTTTTTGCATTTTTACAGATGTGGAAGCCTTCCTTCTGGCTATCATGGCAATTGACCGCTATGTAGCTATTCGCAAACCCTTGTCTTACACAGTTATCATGTCTAGATCCTTCTGTCTCTGGCTGCTTTGTGGAGCATATGCCGGGGGTGTCTTGAGCTCTCTCATTCATACCTGTGCATCGCTAAGGCTCTCTTATTGTGGAAGGAATTCCCTTAATCATTTCTTTTGTGACCTGGCTGCTCTGATGGCCCTTGCCTGTTCAGATACTTCCTTCAACCAGCTGCTGCTCTTCACCTTTGGCATCCTGGTTGAAGGCTTGAACACTGTGACTATTGCTGTCTCCTATGGCTTCATCATCATAGCAGTGGTCAAGATGCCCTCCTCAGGAGGCAGGCTGAAAACCTTCTCGACCTGTGCTTCCCACTTGACCACCTTTGCTTTGTTCCATGGCACCATCCTCTTTATGTACTTCCGACCCAAATCCCGCTTCTTCATGCTCACCGACAAAAAAATCTCAGTGTTTTACACGCTGATCATCCCCATGTTGAATCCTCTCATTTACAGTTTGAGAAATGCCGATGTAAAGGGGGCCTTCAAAAGATTGCTGAGGAAGACAATAAGCCCTCACTGA